From the genome of Vicia villosa cultivar HV-30 ecotype Madison, WI linkage group LG2, Vvil1.0, whole genome shotgun sequence, one region includes:
- the LOC131650675 gene encoding AP-1 complex subunit mu-2-like isoform X1, with amino-acid sequence MSGAASALFLLDIKGRILVWRDYRGDVSAIEAERFFTKFIDKQDDEQCQDPVVYDNGVTYMFIQHSNVYLVIATRQNCNAASLLFFLHRLVDVFKHYFEELEEESLRDNFVVVYELLDEVMDFGYPQYTEAKILSEFIKTDAYRMEVTQRPPMAVTNAVSWRSEGINYKKNEVFLDVVESVNILVNSNGQLIRSDVVGALKMRTFLSGMPECKLGLNDRVLLEAQGRTTKGKAIDLEDIKFHQCVRLARFENDRTISFIPPDGSFDLMTYRLSTQVKPLLWVEATVEKHSKSRIEIMVKARSQFKERSTATNVEIELPVPVDATNPNIRTSMGSASYAPEKDALIWKIRSFPGGKEYMLRAEFRLPSITDEEATPERKAPIRVKFEIPYFTVSGIQVRYLKIIEKSGYQALPWVRYITMAGEYELRLI; translated from the exons ATGTCAGGGGCAGCTTCTGCTCTGTTCCTCCTCGACATCAAAGGCCGCATCCTCGTCTGGCGTGACTACCGCGGCGACGTCTCCGCCATCGAAGCTGAACGCTTCTTCACCAAATTCATCGACAAGCAG GATGATGAACAGTGTCAAGATCCGGTTGTTTACGATAACGGTGTTACGTATATGTTTATACAACATAGCAATGTTTACCTTGTGATTGCCACGAGACAAAACTGTAATGCCGCTAGTCTTCTTTTCTTCCTGCATCGATTAGTTGAT GTGTTTAAGCATTATTTTGAAGAATTAGAAGAAGAATCGCTAAGGGATAACTTCGTTGTTGTG TATGAGCTACTTGATGAAGTTATGGACTTCGGTTATCCTCAATATACTGAGGCGAAGATTCTTAGTGAGTTTATTAAGACGGATGCTTATAGAATGGAAGTTACTCAGAGACCTCCTATGGCCGTGACTAATGCCGTGTCTTGGCGAAGCGAAGGGATTAATTACAAGAAAAACGAG GTTTTCTTGGACGTGGTGGAAAGTGTTAATATACTCGTCAATAGCAACGGACAATTAATTAGATCTGACGTTGTTGGGGCACTGAAGATGAGAACATTTTTGAG TGGTATGCCTGAGTGTAAACTTGGTTTAAACGATCGAGTGTTGTTAGAGGCACAAGGTAGAACAACCAAGGGAAAGGCAATAGACTTGGAAGACATCAAGTTTCATCA GTGTGTTCGGTTGGCTCGGTTTGAAAATGATCGAACAATTTCTTTCATACCTCCTGATGGGTCATTTGATTTGATGACATACAGACTCAGTACACAG GTTAAACCTTTACTTTGGGTGGAAGCAACTGTTGAAAAGCATTCAAAGAGTCGGATTGAAATTATGGTAAAAGCTAGGAGTCAGTTTAAGGAACGTAG CACTGCCACAAATGTTGAGATTGAGTTGCCCGTGCCTGTTGATGCAACCAATCCAAACATTCGAACATCAATGGGATCTGCATCATATGCACCTGAAAAAGATGCATTGATCTGGAAAATTAGATCCTTCCCTGGAGGCAAG GAATATATGTTAAGAGCGGAGTTTCGCCTTCCCAGTATAACAGATGAGGAAGCAACTCCTGAGAGAAAAGCTCCTATACGTGTGAAATTTGAGATACCTTATTTTACTGTTTCTGGAATACAG GTTAGATATTTGAAGATTATTGAGAAGAGTGGGTATCAGGCTCTTCCATGGGTGCGATACATAACAATGGCAGGAGAATATGAACTAAGGCTTATTTAA
- the LOC131650675 gene encoding AP-1 complex subunit mu-2-like isoform X2 — protein sequence MSGAASALFLLDIKGRILVWRDYRGDVSAIEAERFFTKFIDKQDDEQCQDPVVYDNGVTYMFIQHSNVYLVIATRQNCNAASLLFFLHRLVDVFKHYFEELEEESLRDNFVVVYELLDEVMDFGYPQYTEAKILSEFIKTDAYRMEVTQRPPMAVTNAVSWRSEGINYKKNEVFLDVVESVNILVNSNGQLIRSDVVGALKMRTFLSGMPECKLGLNDRVLLEAQGRTTKGKAIDLEDIKFHQCVRLARFENDRTISFIPPDGSFDLMTYRLSTQVKPLLWVEATVEKHSKSRIEIMVKARSQFKERRIYFIALPQMLRLSCPCLLMQPIQTFEHQWDLHHMHLKKMH from the exons ATGTCAGGGGCAGCTTCTGCTCTGTTCCTCCTCGACATCAAAGGCCGCATCCTCGTCTGGCGTGACTACCGCGGCGACGTCTCCGCCATCGAAGCTGAACGCTTCTTCACCAAATTCATCGACAAGCAG GATGATGAACAGTGTCAAGATCCGGTTGTTTACGATAACGGTGTTACGTATATGTTTATACAACATAGCAATGTTTACCTTGTGATTGCCACGAGACAAAACTGTAATGCCGCTAGTCTTCTTTTCTTCCTGCATCGATTAGTTGAT GTGTTTAAGCATTATTTTGAAGAATTAGAAGAAGAATCGCTAAGGGATAACTTCGTTGTTGTG TATGAGCTACTTGATGAAGTTATGGACTTCGGTTATCCTCAATATACTGAGGCGAAGATTCTTAGTGAGTTTATTAAGACGGATGCTTATAGAATGGAAGTTACTCAGAGACCTCCTATGGCCGTGACTAATGCCGTGTCTTGGCGAAGCGAAGGGATTAATTACAAGAAAAACGAG GTTTTCTTGGACGTGGTGGAAAGTGTTAATATACTCGTCAATAGCAACGGACAATTAATTAGATCTGACGTTGTTGGGGCACTGAAGATGAGAACATTTTTGAG TGGTATGCCTGAGTGTAAACTTGGTTTAAACGATCGAGTGTTGTTAGAGGCACAAGGTAGAACAACCAAGGGAAAGGCAATAGACTTGGAAGACATCAAGTTTCATCA GTGTGTTCGGTTGGCTCGGTTTGAAAATGATCGAACAATTTCTTTCATACCTCCTGATGGGTCATTTGATTTGATGACATACAGACTCAGTACACAG GTTAAACCTTTACTTTGGGTGGAAGCAACTGTTGAAAAGCATTCAAAGAGTCGGATTGAAATTATGGTAAAAGCTAGGAGTCAGTTTAAGGAACGTAG GATTTATTTTATAGCACTGCCACAAATGTTGAGATTGAGTTGCCCGTGCCTGTTGATGCAACCAATCCAAACATTCGAACATCAATGGGATCTGCATCATATGCACCTGAAAAAGATGCATTGA
- the LOC131650676 gene encoding L-tryptophan--pyruvate aminotransferase 1-like — MVVAKASSSPSDPLTNNLFPCSIIDAQKGDPLAFGSYWKQMNDECTVVIKGWELMSYYSDLSNMCWFMLPELKDAIERIHHLVGNAVTKDRYIVVGNGSSQLFQASLFALSPLDVPDHPVNVVAAAPYYSEYKNAINILHSRMFQWGGDAAVYDKNEPYIEVVTSPNNPDGTIREPVVNSVAEGKLIHDLAYYWPQFTPITHEADDDVMLFTFSKCTGHAGSRIGWAIVKDIEVAKKMATFVQTNSMGVSKESQTRAAKIIGVICDSYKNFNSNESELFFEYSKRLMKERWEKFREAVEQSKAFTVAKYPKAYCNFTIKISETYPSFAWLKCEEGKENGHNYLRKLNICSREGERFGADSKFVRVSMLGMDDDFNELVKRLSNVKME, encoded by the exons ATGGTGGTGGCTAaggcttcttcttctccttctgatCCCCTCACAAATAATCTCTTCCCTTGTTCCATCATCGATGCTCAGAA AGGTGATCCATTGGCATTTGGGTCATACTGGAAGCAGATGAATGATGAGTGTACTGTGGTGATTAAAGGATGGGAGTTGATGAGTTACTATAGTGATTTGAGTAACATGTGTTGGTTCATGTTGCCAGAACTCAAGGATGCCATTGAGAGAATTCACCATTTGGTTGGAAATGCTGTGACCAAAGATAGATACATAGTGGTTGGAAATGGTTCTTCTCAGCTctttcaagcttctttgtttgcTCTGTCTCCTTTAGATGTCCCTGATCACCCTGTCAATGTTGTTGCTGCTGCCCCTTATTACTCG GAATACAAGAATGCGATTAATATATTGCATTCAAGGATGTTTCAGTGGGGTGGTGATGCTGCTGTGTATGATAAAAATGAACCTTACATCGAGGTGGTGACCTCCCCGAACAACCCTGACGGGACTATTCGTGAACCAGTGGTGAACTCTGTAGCTGAAGGGAAGTTGATTCATGATTTGGCATATTATTGGCCGCAATTTACTCCGATTACTCACGAGGCTGACGATGATGTTATGCTCTTCACATTCTCTAAATGCACCGGTCATGCTGGTTCTCGCATCGG ATGGGCTATTGTGAAGGACATTGAAGTTGCTAAAAAGATGGCAACATTTGTGCAGACGAATTCAATGGGAGTGTCCAAAGAATCCCAAACACGAGCTGCTAAGATCATTGGAGTGATTTGTGATAGTTACAAAAATTTCAACTCCAATGAATCTGAACTCTTCTTTGAATATAGCAAACGTCTCATGAAGGAAAGGTGGGAGAAATTTAGGGAAGCTGTTGAGCAAAGCAAGGCTTTTACTGTAGCCAAGTATCCAAAGGCCTACTGTAACTTCACTATTAAGATATCTGAAACATACCCTA GTTTTGCTTGGCTGAAATGCGAGGAGGGGAAAGAAAATGGTCATAACTATCTAAGAAAATTGAATATTTGTTCAAGAGAAGGGGAGCGATTTGGTGCTGATTCAAAGTTTGTTAGGGTTAGCATGCTTGGCATGGatgatgatttcaatgaattGGTAAAGAGGCTATCAAATGTGAAAATGGAATAA